A genomic region of Notamacropus eugenii isolate mMacEug1 chromosome 3, mMacEug1.pri_v2, whole genome shotgun sequence contains the following coding sequences:
- the SP1 gene encoding transcription factor Sp1: MSDQDHSVDEMPVVVKIEKGVGSNGGGGFSQTRSSSTGSSSSGGGGGQESQPSPLALLAATCSRIESPNENSNNSQGPSQSGGSGELDLTAATQLTQGANGWQIISSSGATPTSKDQGGSNSNGSSSSESSKNRPVSGGQYVVTTTPNIQNQQVLTGLPGVMPNIQYQVIPQFQTVDGQQLQFATTGAQVQQDGSGQIQIIPGANQQIITNRGSGGNIIAAMPNLLQQAVPLQGLANNVLSGQTQYVANVPVALNGNITLLPVNSVAAATLTPSSQAVTISSSGSQESGSQPATSGTTISSASLATSQASSGSFFTNASSYSSTTTTSNMGIMNFSTSGTAGTNTQVQTPQRVSGLQGSDSLNVQQNQTPGGTLQPTQQKEGEQNQQSQQQQQILIQPQLVQGGQAIQALQAAPLSGQTFTTQAISQDGLQNLQLQAVPNSGPIIIRTPTVGPNGQVSWQTIQLQNLQVQNPQAQTITLAPMQGVSLGQTGNSNTTLTPIASAASIPAGTVTVNAAQLSSMPGLQTINLSALGASGIQVHQLPGLPLTIANATGDHGAQLGLHGASGDGIHDDTAGGVEGESSSDPQPQTGRRTRREACTCPYCKDSEGRGSGDPGKKKQHICHMPGCGKVYGKTSHLRAHLRWHTGERPFVCSWLYCGKRFTRSDELQRHKRTHTGEKKFACPECPKRFMRSDHLSKHIKTHQNKKGGPGVALNVGTMPLDSGAGSEGSGAPTPSALITTNMVAMEAICPEGIARLANSGINVMQVADLQSINISGNGF, from the exons ATGAGCG ACCAAGATCATTCCGTGGATGAGATGCCCGTTGTGGTGAAGATTGAGAAAGGCGTCGGCAGCAACGGGGGCGGCGGCTTTTCCCAGACCCGCAGCAGCAGCaccggcagcagcagcagtggaggaggCGGCGGGCAG GAGTCCCAGCCATCCCCACTGGCTTTGCTAGCAGCCACTTGCAGCAGAATCGAGTCACCCAATGAAAACAGCAACAACTCCCAGGGCCCAAGCCAGTCAGGGGGCTCAGGTGAGCTGGATCTCACAGCAGCCACACAACTCACCCAAGGTGCCAATGGTTGGCAGATCATCTCTTCCTCTGGGGCTACCCCTACCTCAAAGGATCAGGGTGGCAGCAATAGCaatggtagcagtagtagtgaaTCCTCCAAGAACCGCCCAGTTTCTGGTGGACAATATGTTGTTACCACCACCCCCAACATACAGAACCAGCAAGTTCTGACAGGACTTCCTGGAGTGATGCCTAACATTCAGTACCAAGTAATCCCCCAGTTCCAGACTGTAGATGGGCAACAGCTGCAGTTTGCCACTACTGGGGCCCAAGTGCAGCAAGATGGTTCTGGTCAAATTCAGATAATACCTGGGGCAAACCAGCAGATTATTACAAATAGAGGGAGTGGAGGCAATATCATCGCTGCTATGCCAAACCTGCTCCAGCAGGCTGTCCCCCTCCAAGGCTTGGCCAATAACGTCCTCTCGGGACAGACTCAGTATGTGGCCAATGTCCCAGTAGCACTGAATGGGAATATCACCCTGCTGCCTGTCAATAGTGTTGCTGCGGCCACCCTGACTCCCAGTTCCCAGGCAGTCACAATCAGTAGCTCAGGCTCTCAAGAGAGTGGCTCGCAGCCGGCAACCTCAGGGACGACTATTAGCTCTGCTAGCCTGGCAACCTCACAAGCCAGTTCTGGATCCTTTTTCACTAATGCCAGCAGTTACTCGTCCACAACCACCACCAGCAACATGGGCATTATGAATTTCTCCACCAGCGGAACAGCCGGGACCAATACTCAAGTCCAGACACCACAAAGGGTCAGTGGGCTTCAGGGCTCTGACTCTCTGAATGTTCAGCAGAACCAGACACCTGGGGGTACGCTCCAGCCTACCCAACAGAAGGAGGGAGAGCAAAACCAGCAGTCACAGCAACAACAGCAGATCCTCATCCAGCCTCAGTTAGTTCAAGGGGGACAGGCTATTCAGGCCCTCCAGGCTGCCCCACTGTCAGGCCAGACCTTTACAACCCAAGCTATTTCTCAAGATGGTCTCCAGAACCTCCAGCTTCAGGCTGTTCCCAACTCAGGCCCCATTATCATCCGGACACCAACAGTGGGGCCTAATGGGCAGGTCAGTTGGCAGACTATTCAGCTGCAGAATCTTCAAGTCCAGAACCCACAGGCTCAGACAATCACCCTGGCACCAATGCAGGGTGTCTCTTTGGGACAGACTGGCAACAGCAACACCACCCTTACACCTATCGCCTCAGCTGCCTCCATCCCTGCTGGCACGGTCACTGTGAATGCTGCTCAGCTCTCCTCGATGCCAGGCCTCCAGACCATCAACCTCAGCGCACTAGGTGCTTCAGGAATCCAGGTGCACCAGCTGCCAGGCCTGCCCCTGACCATAGCAAATGCCACAG GAGACCATGGGGCTCAACTTGGCCTTCACGGGGCTAGTGGTGATGGAATACATGATGACACGGCCGGTGGGGTGGAAGGAGAGTCCAGCTCAGACCCCCAACCCCAGACTGGCCGGAGGACACGTCGGGAGGCTTGCACCTGCCCCTATTGCAAAGACAGCGAAGGGAG GGGCTCTGGGGACCCTGGTAAAAAGAAGCAACATATCTGCCACATGCCAGGTTGTGGCAAAGTTTATGGCAAGACTTCCCACCTTCGGGCACACCTACGATGGCATACAGGCGAGAGGCCCTTTGTCTGTTCCTGGCTGTACTGTGGGAAGCGCTTTACCCGCTCAGATGAACTCCAGCGGCACAAACGCACACACACTG GTGAGAAGAAATTTGCCTGCCCTGAGTGCCCCAAACGCTTCATGAGGAGTGACCATTTGTCGAAGCACATCAAGACCCACCAGAATAAAAAAGGAGGTCCAGGAGTGGCCCTGAATGTAGGCACCATGCCCCTGGACAGTGGGGCAGGCTCAGAGGGCAGTGGCGCTCCTACTCCTTCTGCCCTCATTACCACCAACATGGTAGCTATGGAAGCTATCTGCCCGGAGGGTATTGCCCGACTTGCCAACAGTGGCATCAACGTCATGCAGGTAGCTGACCTGCAGTCTATCAATATCAGTGGCAATGGCTTCTGA